In Salvia miltiorrhiza cultivar Shanhuang (shh) chromosome 4, IMPLAD_Smil_shh, whole genome shotgun sequence, the DNA window tttcgATGGTCGGAGACGCGTagaaggtcgaatggcgagtcaaatattttgaaattagCTTCATGTAAAGATGTTATTTTgagtaaaatattttaaataaagatttatttcatgattttgtcattaaatatttatttatatttataattttttttcgtacaaatatatatttaaattttaattagatttgggtgtcacaaaCATATTCTATGATTGAGAATGAATAATAATCAATCTCCTACGGCAAAAGAGTAGAGTGAAGTGGTTGAATGACGGGGATCGTAATACGGCTTTCtttcatagcatgctcaagtaCAAAAGGAAGCCTCATATTATTTCGCATCTGGTCATTAACGGAGAGACTTGTGTTGACCAGAGCGTCATCGGCAGCCACATCGTGGAGTTTTTTTCGACGCTTTTCACCGAGATCACGCAGGCTCCTTTAGATTTTATCAACGTGGAGGCGGTGTTGGATCACATTATCTCTGATCAGGCTAATGAGATGTTGTCGATCATTCCCGGAGAAGAGGAGATAACAACTGCGGTCTTCCAAATGGATTGTCAGAGTTCGCCGGGGCCGGATGGGTTCTCTGTAAAATTCTTTCATAGCTGTTGGGATATTGTCAAGCTTGACATTTGGAAAGCGGTTACCACTTTCTTCATTAAATCGTACCTTCCAAGCGGCTGCAATGCTAATACTCTGATTCTCATTCCGAAGAAGGACACGGTCACGACGGTTGCGGATTTGCGTCCTATTGTGCTTTCGAACTTTCTCTTCAAAATCATCTCAAAAGTGTTAGCGGCTCGCTTGAGCGTGGTTGCTGCTCAGTttgtttccaaaaataagtTTGGGTTTATAAGGGACAGATCGATACATGACTGCATTATGCTGGGTTCCGAGGGGTTTaactgcttgaggagatcttgcGGGGGGCAGAATATGGCGTGTAAAGTGGATATCACAAAGGCGTTTGATACGCTTAGATAGGATTTCTTGATTAACGTGTTGAAAGTTTGTGGTTATCATCATCGCTTCATTAGGTGGATTGAGGTGATTTTGCACTCTGCGCGcctctctattctctataatgGGGAGCTTTGCGGGTATTTTAGCTGTTCTAGAGGCGTTCGCCAAGGAGATCCGCTTTCCCCCATTCTGTTTCGGATTGCTGAAGATGCGCTGAGCGCACTCTTCCATAATTGTGTTAACTCTGGACATTTGGCTCCCATGCAGTTTTGTAGAGGTGTTCCGTTTCCTACTCATTTATTATATGCTGACGACATCCTGATTTTTTGTAAGGCCACAAAGTCGAACGCTAAGACGCTCCGTAAAATTTTGGACTTCTATGGCTCGATGTCTGGACAAATTTTTAGCCCGGAAAAGTCGCACACTTATTTCTCTGAGAATGTCTCGACCCGAGTTAAGAGGCAGGTTACTCGTGTGTTGCCGGTGTCTGCGGGAACCCAGCCCTTCTCTTATCAGGGTGTTCCGATTTTCTGCGGCACGCCCAGAGCTTCTCACCTTCGTCTGATTCTGGATcgtattataaataaatttgctCGCTGGAAGGGGCTTCAGCTTTCTATGGCGGGGAGACTTTGTTTGATTAATTCCGTGATTAGCAGCTCGCTCACTCATTCGATGATGATGTATCTTTGGCCTAGAGCGTTGCTTCGTGAGCTGGATTCTAGGTGCCAGAATTTTCTGTGGAGTGGCGACACTCGTAAAAAACCGTCGTGTTCGGTTAACTGGGATAGAGTTTGCTCGATCAAAGAGGAAGGCGGTCTTGGGATTCGCTCCTTTGTTACTTTGAACATGTGCTTCCTTTTGAAAATGGCTTGGAAGGTCATCGAGGGAAATAGTTTTGGTTTTGATATCATGAAAAGACGCTACTTGACCCAGTGCTGTAAGGTGAAGAATGTGGCTCCTTCCACGGTTTGGCGGGGAATTAGAGAAGAGATTAGTGAGCTGACGAATAATTCCTTTTGTTATATTGGAAATGGGGAAACTACTCTCTTTTGGCTTGATGATTGGTTAGGGTACATGCTTGTGGATAAATGTTCCGTGCCTTTCTTCTTTAGAGACTCTCTCACTCAGATTGTAGCGGACTATTTTTTCGATGGAGTGTGGCACTTTACTCAAGCATTTGTTAACGCTTTCCCGCAAATTGTTTCCGACATTCTTCTGCTTCCGATTGGTGGTAATGACACGAGATTCTGGAAGCCTTCTCTTCAAGGCAAGGTTACCTCGGTTCTTGCCTTTGCTCATTATGGTCACAAGTTCCCTAATGTCTCGTGGGGCTCGTGGATTTGGGAACCGTTTATTTCGGTGAGGAGGTCTCTGGTGTGTTGGCGACTTCTGCATGACCGTATGCCAACTTATGACAAGCTTATTCGTCATGGCCTTATTACTCCCAACTGGTGCCCGATCTGTAGGAGGGACGCGGAAACGACGGAGCACATCTTCTGGAATTGTGAGTTGGTTCAGCAAGCTTGGGCGGCTTTCTTGAACTGGTTCGACTTCCCTCAAGGTTTACAGGAGCTGGACATTCAAAGCTTCATGGTGGTCGCTTGGAACCGTAAGTTGAGCTCGCAGGTCAATAAGTTTTGGAAAGCGGGCATCATTGCCTTGATTTGGGCGATTTGGATGCAAAGAAACAGCTGCATTTTTTAGAACAGGAACTTTTGTTATAAAAGGGTGCTTCAGGTCGTGAAAGTTTCCTTCCTCGAAATGGATTTGAATTTCAAGCACCTAGGGAGCATGAATAATGTTTGGTCGGATTACGTGGTGCTGCGCAAGATTGGCGTCAAAGGTAGACCTGCCCCGCCTCCAGAGATGATCTTGGTCAGTTGGTGGCCCCCGGTGGCGCCGTGGATTAAAGTTAACACGGACGGCTCTGCCCGGGGAGCGCCTGGCGCTATTAGCTCGGGTGGAGTTTTCCGTGATAATTGGGGATGGGTGAGAGGTTGCTTCCACTTCAAGCATGGGGTGGGTTTTGCGTTTGAAGCAGAGTTGATGGCGGTCATATCCGCCATTAGAATTGCACATGCAAGGGATTGCAATCATCTTTGGGTGGAGTCTGATTCCTCTTATGTTGTGGGCCTGCTTAAAACGCGTTCAAAAAATGTTCCTTGGCGGTTTTTCGCATTGTGGCAGAATGTTTTGGGGTTGTTGGATTCGTTTAGGCTTCAGGTGACTCATATTTTCCGTGAGGGAAATCAAGTGGCGGATATTATGGCAAATCAGGAACGGGCTGTGGGGTGGTGGCCTCATGAAATTGATGAAATCAATGATTGAgaatgaataaattataattgatacTCAATAAACTATAACTAAAATTAGTAAACTCAAATTTtccttaattatttataattcgATTGGAGATTATAATAGGTCCAGTCTCACACAATTTTTTGTCATATTAGAAAAGTTTTACTTGTAGgaaatattcaaatttaatttaatatgtgatatatatatatatatatatatatatatatatatatatatatatatatatattacattttaCGACATTTTATATTGTTAGTTGTGTTTCGAATTATTATTAtctcatgaaaaaaaataaaaccatGATGATGTTGAAAAATAAACAATACTTGAGAAATACATAACTCATAATGATTTAtgtaaagaattttattttaggaataatatatatatgtccaATGTCATATTAAAAATTTGTaagtattttaatataaattgaaaTGTATTGTATAGTGATTGGGGgcgtttaaataaaaaaaatgttacaaaaaCCAAAATGTCAAACAAAacgtaaaaataaattaaaaaacagaatatcatgttcataTATGAATTTGTCTATATTTGTCTACGAAAATAAATGAATTCATATAGATATTGAAATGTATATTTAAAACACATCAAGctcatattatatatagaaacaatgtagtcaaatgaccataatgaagattgaaaattaatttttggcctctaatcttaaaacatcaaaatatggccattaattaggtggtatgcctaatttgccctttttactcGGCCACTGGGGTGATTGCGAccgctggaagcttatgggtgagttgcgcgctcgcgGAAAAAAGGCAGTGCCCGCTGCGCGTGTGCCTAAGTGTcatacgcatcattttattacttggttttattttggattttcgttggcacttatggcactaatagtgtcataagtgccaaaagaaccattttaaacacttccccgtagggtttagatgttccatttagggtttagatgtttcatttagggtttacattatccattcatggtttagatgtttgatttagggtttagatgatccatttatgatttcttgattctattactGTTATTTctgttgcacgtatgacacttatagcactattagtgccataagcgccaaaatgaccattttacttggttttattttggatttccgttggcactccaacggaaatccaaaataaaaccaaagtaaaatcttggcacttatggcactaatagtgtcataagtgtctaacccgacccggcacgcgacccgcgcgcctgatcctacccggtccgcctcattaagggtaaaaacgtccaaatcaataaaaatggccaaattttatgttttttcaatgtgtgaccataaattgtgttttatgcttcattttgactacttcaaaattttactcttatatatatatatattgatatagtGTGAAACAGAATAtaatattcataaaaataaatttaaaaatagaataaaatgcATATATTGAGATGTGTTTTATAAATGAATTCATAACTTAATTGAGACTAACCGAAATATTATGTTTATGAATTCATTTAAGTTCATAAATTTAAGGAGACTAAACAAAACTTTTATGCTCACGAATTCAATTAATGACcttgaaaaataatgaaaagacaattgaatttatattcataaatattttaaatttagtatatttaaaattctaaatatttttattagggGCATTTAAGATAAAAACACATTTTGAACTAAAATATTATGACTATTTTATCCTCGTTGAAAAGGTTTAATTTGATCagaaccaaaaaaaaatttacaaataCTATTGCTAGTATTAACATGCACATGACAtacaataattttcaaaaaaaatctgTACGAACTTTCTTAATATAGGTAATCGATCTGCTCAAAAGCACAATATCATTAATAATAACATTGAATGAAATCCAACAACTTACCAACTGCAAATCCATCTAAATCATAAATGTAAATATTTTTCTCCAAAAATCCTCTATTTAAACATCACCAACCTCAGCTATTCTACACACCATCAACAAACACTTGCAACAGAAAAATATCTTTCCTTAACCAATGGAGAAGGCAACAATCCAGCTGTTCCTCGCCGCGATCATGGTGGTGGCCGCTCTAGCGCCGCCGCATGCGGAGGCCGCCATCTCATGCAACACGGTGGCGACTGACCTCTCCCCGTGCATCAACTACGTGCTGTACGGCGGGGCGCCGGTGCCGCCGGTCAACTGCTGCCAAGGGATCAAGTCCCTATACAACCAGGCCTCCGCCACCGCCGACCGCCAGGCCGTCTGCTCCTGCCTCAAGTCCGTCGCCAGCTCCGCCACCCCCGCCATCGTCACCAACGCCGCCGCACTCCCCGGCAAATGCGGCGTCAGCATTCCGTACAAGATCAGCCCCTCCACCGACTGCTCCACGTaagaaaattcaaattaaatacgCTTGCAAGCTAGGTGAATCGAACCCTGACCCATTGATTGAAGGGACTAAACATCTTACCGATTGAGCTGCATTTAGATGTTACCTTTGATGAATTTAATTAACATTAGTTATGTTATATTTTCATAAGTAATCATGTTATATATGTGATTATGTTTtgtttaaaattaaattgtttTTGCAGAGTTCACTAAGATGGTGGAGCAGGATTGGAGCCTTTCCTCGAATGATGGAGCAACGTAGGACTAGAATAACTAATTAGGGTTTTGTGTTGGTTTGAATGCTTCTGTTTATCGAGAGAAGAGTTGGCGTCTAAGTAATTAATGTAGTACTTGTTTATCTTTAATTAATATCTAAATCAGCTTGCTTTGTGTGTTCTTATCTGCTTTAGTTAACAATCTTATTCTTCCTTATACCATAAGTAATATTTCTCTTAAATAAACTAtatccatttatttatttatttaaattaaagaaaaaagattGAAATTTTGGTAACGTAGACGAGTTTAATAAGTGAAAGATTCGTTTCACGAATTTCTCCAAACACTTTCCATAACCTTTTCACGTAACGTTACCTTTTCTCACTCACTTAATATCATGTTTACACattttcagaaaaataaatTGTGAGATAAATTGAAACTTCATTTCGTAGTCGAAAATGATTTAAAGAAAGTCAACATATTTCGAGTTACTTTATCTttgtttgttcatttttttcatCATTGGAAGAAAGGGTATTTTCAAACTCTATTATAAAGTGATAAGTGGCAATGGCTGAAAATAGCCATTCTCATTTCTggaaaacaaaaaggaaatacTCGGACTTGTTAAAATATACTACCCATGCAagtttaaaatgaaataaaaaaagttcCCCTTAATAACAAgtgaataaaagaaaataagaattaaaaaatttcaaacCAACTCtaatagtaaaaaataaaaataaaataaaaaaaggcaCAGCCCTTCTAATTAATTTCGGAAGCCACCTCATTCTCAGACATTTTTTTATACCAACAATTAAACGTAAAATAGAAAAGAGTCATATTATCacaataatatatttgtatACCGAACAGAAAGCACTATTGGATATTTGGATCCTATAACAATTTGCAATAATTTCGTTAACGGTAAAGATTTTTGGACACTAGGTGTCTAATTAGGTTCATGctttaatattaatttgattggTTTTAAGCTATTTAGTGATTTgtctaaaatatcattttcaaaaTTGAGCCAATCGATTTTGTAGTTATTTTCAGAAGTTTTATTTCTGAAATTTTAGCTATttagttttttgtttgtttccaaatttatattattgattTGATTCCATTAATTTAGAGATTTTCCtaaaaataatcttagatttgtttctacatattttatttgttttttattatttccaaaattatattattgatttgtttccactaatttagagattctcctaaaaataattatatatttgtaaaataatcttacttaattatttttattttaatacacaATTAAGTTTAGGACGTCGTTTAGAAGTATTAATCttacttaattattttagaaacaaataaaaataaaataatttaaaaaaaatataataatatacgtggaaacaaatctaagatatttttaggagaatccctaaattagtggaaacaaatcaataatataattttgaaaaaaaaaatcgctaaAATTTCGAAAATATAACTTCCAAAAATAACTACAAAATCGATTGGCTCAATTTTAAAAAGGATATTTTAAACAAATCACTAAATAACTAAATAGCAAAAAAATcgatcaaattaatatttaagcAAGAATCGACTTTTCACTAAATATTTAAGTCCAAAAATCACTATCAGTTTGTTAAAACGTAATTAAATAATGAGGCACATGGTTATAACATTCTCGAAAAACATTAATATGTTTCAACAGGCATATATTATCTGtcgtcctatatatatatatatatatatatatatatatatatcttttaatAATGAGTTTGGAGAATGCAAACTCTTTATTGGGTTTTTCCATATGTTGAACTGTTATTGATCCAGTATCAACTAGAATTCTCTCAAAGTATTCTCGAGTCTTATTCCCGTGCACTGGTTGCAtgtctttatgtagataaatatttgcaatttgCAAGGGAGAAAGACCTTTTAGGTCATTTTCAATTGGACAACAATTTAAAAATCCAGAGACGAGATATGGATATCTTATCTCTTCTTTTGTTCCTCTTTGAAGGAAGATAGCATCATTATAATATTGAATATCATAGgctttttcatcattttcaaattctttaaGATAATCAAAATCTTTTAGATTTTCTTCTTCACGTGAGTCAGAGCTTTTAGCTCCTTGTGGCTTTTGGAAATTTTGATAATTCTTTGATGGAAGAATTGTCATGGGCCTTTTCCCTGAAGCTTGTCGTTTAACGACCTGTGACCACTGATTGTCCCTGTAAAAATTCACGAGTAAGAAAATCCGGTAGGGAGTTAGATTTTCCTGAAATATGTTCAATTTCAAAATCGAAACATGCTAAAATAGCTTGCCATCTAGcaaaaatttgttttgatgcGATGTTTTTAACATCGTTAAAGAGAATATATTTGGCAGATTTGCAATCAActcttattaaaaatttattgttTAAAATGTCTCCTTCAAATTTAAGGACACATTTAACAATAGCAAGTAATTCTTTTTTAACAGTAGAATAATTCTTCTGGGCATTATTCCAAATTCCAGATGTAAATCTAACTAGTTCTTCTTTAGAATTTTCAGGGTTTCTTTGTTTAAAAATTCCACCATATCCGATTTCGGATGCATCTGTCTCAATAATTTTGAATGCTTCAGGATTAGCAATAGATAAGCATGGGAGTTCTTTAACTCTTTTCTTAATGCGTTTTACTGCATTAGTATGATCTTCAGTCCATGGTAAAGGATTTTTCTTTAACCTTTGGAATAATAATTTGCAATCTTGTGCAAGATCCTGATAAAAATCTCCGATATAATTTAGACTTGGAGTCAAATTAGTCTCCCTGAAGTCTGGCAACTTGAGAGCATAGCTCCACCTGTTAAAGAAGAAACTCGAAAACTTGAGAGTATCATACAGTTTGTAGATGGTGATGCTGAAATTAGATTTTCTTCTCAAAGAAAATTTAGAATAAAACTAGATGAAGAAGCTAGGTGCTCAACGTCTTCAGTTCCCTTAACTGAACAagaaaaaattagtattttagGAATTCATAAAGTTCATGAACAAGTTTCTCAACCTAATTACCAGGTTGAAATGGGAGACTTCTCTTAAGTATGGTAGCGGTCATCTTTGTTTCGATTTTATCGAACTGTTGATTTTCAAGGTTATAATCCCATCTAATAATCCATGGGACTTGATAATAATTTACGAATTGTAGAATAGCAGAAATATTCTCAAGatgattattttctttataaaattttcTCCAGATATTTTTAATATCCTTTGGAAATATCATGGGTGATGCCCCccatgaaaagaaaaaagagaaatacCAATTTGGAATTTTTTGATTTTCATCATCAAGTGTGAATTTTATCCACCATGAGTGCTTTCGGGCACTATTTTCATAAAGGAAAATATTATCCCAAGCTTTGACATAGTCATAATAGTTATAATATGGAATCCCTTGAAAGTTTTCAAGTTTTCTGGATTGAAAAAGTGGAAGACCCCAATTTGAGGCGGGAAGAATTCTTTTAATAATGAGTTTGGAGAATGCAAACTCTTTATTGGGTTTTTCCATATGTTGAACTGTTATTGATCCAGTATCAACTAGAATTCTCTCAAAGTATTCTCGAGTCTTATTCCCGTGCACTGGTTGCAtgtctttatgtagataaatatttgcaatttgCAAGGGAGAAAGACCTTTTAGGTCATTTTCAATTGGACAACAATTTAAAAATCCAGAGACGAGATATGGATATCTTATCTCTTCTTTTGTTCCTCTTTGAAGGAAGATAGCATCATTATAATATTGAATATCATAGgctttttcatcattttcacttcCTGCTTTCATTTTAAAGCCTTCtgttttaattatatatatatatatatatatatatatatatatatatatatatatattttcctttcACTTCATACAAAATACAAATACTATTGCTAGTAGTATTAATTAACATGCACATGACATACaatcttttcaaaaaaaaaaatatgtacgGACATTCCTAATATAGGTAGTACTCTATGTGCTCAAAAGCACAACTATAGTATTAATGAAATGGTGAGAATTTAAACTACTAATTTTGATAATATATCTATAAAAAATTATCTGCTCTtataatatatctatcaaaACTATTCAAAGTATAATTGATGTTGATAGGtttgctttgtttttttttgtaaaagttcttacactttttttacacaagtacaattgtctaagaa includes these proteins:
- the LOC131019744 gene encoding non-specific lipid-transfer protein 1-like, coding for MEKATIQLFLAAIMVVAALAPPHAEAAISCNTVATDLSPCINYVLYGGAPVPPVNCCQGIKSLYNQASATADRQAVCSCLKSVASSATPAIVTNAAALPGKCGVSIPYKISPSTDCSTVH